A window of the Cystobacter fuscus genome harbors these coding sequences:
- a CDS encoding sensor histidine kinase, translating to MAPWTPLTTRLSDALGSLSARLLVAFLLPTLLFLALTGTAVYALARGILEDELGTSLTAIAAATATQVSGERMLTIEPGDDTTGTRTWRNLVRLLTDVRDASGVRRVYVVDTRGQVRADVGGGLPVGTEVPELARDRLELSRVFSGQRAASQVLFQGSDGQLYKTGYAPVRREGEVVGAVAVEGSAAFFGPLARLSRGFAAASAGALGVLALVALFTARGLARPLSRLMDSALRIGRGDLTTPVPPEPTREIGVLARELEVMRGALESRDRQLKLMLAGVAHEVRNPLGGISLFSGLLTEDLEAGATQEAAGHVARIQHEVDYLQRIVEDFLAFAREQPLSRASVAASELLWEARGLLTSDAAARQVEVRVDAEEAVLEADGSLLTAAVVNLVKNAVQATPPGGLVRVTGRGEGPHYTIRVEDPGGGVPEAERERIFEPFFTTRQKGTGLGLPLSRKIARAHGGDLRLVPTPGVTCFELTLPRAAPPPPH from the coding sequence ATGGCCCCCTGGACCCCGCTCACCACCCGGCTGTCGGACGCGCTCGGCTCGCTCTCGGCGCGCCTGCTCGTGGCCTTCCTCCTGCCCACCCTGCTCTTCCTCGCCCTCACCGGCACGGCCGTCTACGCGCTCGCCCGCGGCATCCTCGAGGACGAGCTGGGCACGAGCCTCACCGCCATCGCCGCGGCCACCGCCACCCAGGTGAGCGGCGAGCGCATGCTCACCATCGAGCCGGGGGACGACACCACCGGCACGCGCACGTGGCGCAACCTCGTGCGTCTGCTCACCGACGTGCGTGACGCCAGCGGCGTGCGCCGCGTGTACGTCGTGGACACCCGCGGCCAGGTGCGCGCCGACGTGGGCGGTGGCCTCCCCGTGGGCACCGAGGTCCCCGAGCTCGCCCGGGATCGGCTCGAGCTCTCCCGCGTCTTCTCCGGGCAGCGCGCCGCGAGCCAGGTCCTCTTCCAGGGCTCCGACGGCCAGCTCTACAAGACGGGCTACGCGCCCGTGCGCCGCGAGGGCGAGGTGGTGGGCGCCGTGGCGGTGGAAGGCAGCGCCGCCTTCTTCGGCCCGCTCGCGCGCCTGTCCCGGGGCTTCGCGGCGGCGAGCGCGGGCGCACTCGGAGTGCTCGCGCTCGTGGCGCTCTTCACCGCGCGTGGGCTCGCCCGGCCCTTGAGCCGGCTCATGGACTCGGCGCTGCGCATCGGCCGGGGGGACCTGACCACCCCCGTGCCCCCCGAGCCCACCCGGGAGATTGGCGTGCTGGCGCGCGAGCTGGAGGTGATGCGCGGGGCGCTCGAGAGCCGCGACCGGCAGCTCAAGTTGATGCTCGCGGGCGTGGCCCACGAGGTGCGCAACCCCCTGGGCGGCATCTCGCTCTTCTCGGGCCTGCTCACCGAGGACCTCGAGGCGGGCGCCACCCAGGAGGCCGCCGGGCACGTGGCGCGCATCCAGCACGAGGTGGACTACCTGCAGCGCATCGTCGAGGACTTCCTCGCCTTCGCCCGCGAGCAGCCGCTCTCGCGCGCGAGCGTGGCGGCCTCGGAGCTGCTCTGGGAAGCGAGGGGCCTGCTCACCTCGGACGCGGCGGCGCGGCAGGTGGAGGTGCGCGTGGACGCCGAGGAGGCCGTGCTGGAAGCCGATGGCAGCCTGTTGACGGCCGCGGTGGTGAACCTGGTGAAGAACGCCGTGCAGGCCACCCCTCCCGGGGGCCTCGTGCGGGTGACGGGCCGCGGCGAGGGCCCCCACTACACCATCCGCGTCGAGGACCCGGGCGGGGGCGTGCCCGAGGCCGAACGCGAGCGCATCTTCGAGCCCTTCTTCACCACCCGGCAGAAGGGCACGGGCCTGGGCCTGCCCCTGTCGCGCAAGATCGCCCGGGCCCACGGCGGCGACCTGCGCCTGGTCCCCACGCCGGGCGTGACCTGTTTCGAGCTCACCCTCCCCCGGGCCGCTCCACCGCCTCCTCATTGA
- a CDS encoding PAS domain-containing sensor histidine kinase: MSLPSDNDLSSPGALHALFGGGGQEQRLDTEREQFRLLAEALPQIVWTARADGVQDYLNRRWFQYTGMSAEESRGDAWMRAFHPDDLLEYEHRWRHSLTTGEPFEAESRCRRLDGVWRWFLARAIPVQDPQGRVIRWFGTCTDIDDQKRTSDVHSFLAEASSLLALTLDPEETLRNFTRLAVPRLADWCTVDLVGVDESVERAAVTHIDPAKETLAWELARKVPADLQSATRGVGQVIRTGESELLELVSDELLASLAHTPDELRLLGELGLRSSIIVPLVVHGRTLGTITLAQASGTRNFSAADLPLAEEFARRAALALDNARLYRESQEAVSRAQHERYLAEQARAMLDTLLDAAPAGIALFDRMLCFVRVNRTLRDINRLSTDDPAFSEAISTQGPGATLVVKSLVKALETGETQTVESTTRLPNGEERAWLARYAPVRSAEGSTLGVATVVLDITERKRAEAERERLIAALERSNQDLDQFAYVASHDLKAPLRGIANLSQWIEDDLQEVMTAETREQMRLLRGRVQRMEALINGILDYSRAGRMRGRPERVDVGRLITECVELLAPPEGTRIEVAPDMPTMRTERVPLQQVFLNLLSNALKHAQGVEPRIRVGVRPADGFWEFSVEDNGPGIAPEYHERIWGLFQTLRARDEMENTGIGLSVVKKSVEARGGRAWLRSTPGQGATFLFTWPGHMPDEGR; the protein is encoded by the coding sequence GTGTCCCTGCCATCGGATAACGATCTCTCCTCGCCCGGCGCCCTGCACGCGCTCTTCGGGGGCGGGGGCCAGGAGCAGCGGCTGGACACCGAGCGGGAACAGTTCCGGCTGCTCGCCGAGGCCCTGCCGCAGATCGTCTGGACGGCCCGGGCCGATGGAGTCCAGGACTACCTCAACCGGCGCTGGTTCCAGTACACGGGCATGTCCGCCGAGGAGTCCCGGGGTGACGCCTGGATGCGCGCCTTCCACCCCGATGATCTGCTGGAGTACGAGCACCGCTGGCGCCACAGCCTCACCACCGGCGAGCCCTTCGAGGCGGAGTCGCGCTGCCGCCGTCTGGACGGAGTCTGGCGCTGGTTCCTCGCCCGTGCCATCCCCGTGCAGGACCCCCAGGGTCGCGTCATCCGCTGGTTCGGCACCTGTACCGACATCGACGACCAGAAGCGCACCTCGGACGTCCACAGCTTCCTGGCCGAGGCGAGCTCCCTGCTGGCGCTCACGTTGGATCCGGAGGAGACGCTGCGCAACTTCACCCGCCTGGCGGTGCCACGGCTGGCGGACTGGTGCACGGTGGACCTGGTGGGAGTGGACGAGAGTGTCGAGCGCGCGGCGGTGACCCACATCGACCCGGCCAAGGAGACCCTGGCGTGGGAGCTGGCGCGCAAGGTGCCGGCGGACCTCCAGAGCGCCACGCGGGGGGTGGGCCAGGTCATCCGCACCGGCGAGTCGGAGCTGCTGGAGCTGGTCTCCGACGAGCTGCTCGCCAGCCTGGCGCACACTCCGGACGAGCTGCGCCTGCTGGGTGAACTCGGCCTGCGCTCCTCCATCATCGTTCCCCTGGTGGTGCATGGGCGGACGCTGGGCACCATCACCCTCGCGCAGGCCAGCGGCACCCGGAACTTCTCCGCCGCGGACCTGCCCCTGGCCGAGGAGTTCGCGCGCCGGGCCGCGCTCGCGCTGGACAACGCGCGCCTGTACCGCGAGAGCCAGGAGGCCGTGAGCCGCGCCCAGCACGAGCGATACCTCGCCGAGCAGGCCCGGGCGATGCTCGACACGCTGCTCGACGCCGCCCCCGCCGGCATCGCGCTCTTCGACCGGATGCTGTGCTTCGTGCGCGTCAACCGCACCCTGCGCGACATCAACCGCCTGTCCACGGATGACCCGGCCTTCTCCGAGGCCATCTCCACGCAGGGCCCCGGGGCGACGCTCGTGGTCAAGTCGCTCGTCAAGGCGCTGGAGACGGGAGAGACACAGACGGTGGAGTCCACCACGCGGCTGCCCAATGGCGAGGAGCGGGCGTGGCTGGCGCGCTACGCGCCCGTGCGCTCGGCAGAGGGCAGCACGCTGGGCGTGGCCACCGTGGTGCTCGACATCACCGAGCGCAAGCGCGCCGAGGCCGAGCGCGAGCGCCTCATCGCCGCGCTGGAGCGCAGCAACCAGGATCTGGATCAATTCGCCTACGTGGCCAGCCATGACCTGAAGGCGCCCCTGCGGGGTATCGCCAACCTGTCGCAGTGGATCGAGGATGACCTGCAGGAAGTGATGACCGCGGAGACGCGCGAGCAGATGCGGCTCTTGCGCGGGCGCGTGCAGCGCATGGAGGCGCTCATCAACGGCATCCTCGACTACAGCCGCGCGGGCCGGATGCGCGGCCGGCCGGAGCGGGTGGACGTGGGGCGGCTCATCACGGAGTGCGTGGAGCTGCTCGCGCCTCCCGAGGGCACGCGGATCGAGGTGGCGCCGGACATGCCCACGATGCGCACCGAGCGCGTGCCCCTGCAGCAGGTGTTCCTCAACCTGCTGAGCAACGCCCTCAAGCACGCGCAGGGGGTCGAGCCGCGCATCCGCGTGGGCGTGCGCCCGGCGGACGGCTTCTGGGAGTTCTCCGTGGAAGACAACGGCCCGGGAATCGCACCGGAGTACCATGAGCGCATCTGGGGCCTCTTCCAGACGCTCCGGGCGAGGGACGAGATGGAGAACACGGGCATCGGACTGTCGGTGGTGAAGAAGAGCGTGGAGGCACGCGGCGGGCGCGCCTGGCTGCGCTCCACGCCGGGGCAGGGGGCCACCTTCCTCTTCACCTGGCCCGGCCACATGCCGGATGAGGGAAGGTGA
- a CDS encoding imm11 family protein — protein MRFHELFFDSRIRDQWVLAEPIDENGEDLDPWQFFGGQPIALVRTPRIVQAAPGRALDFSFTTLSIPIIHSRLVTLFERLGFQQQVQFLPVEVSGRMESYFIVNTLRVISCIDDARCERVEYWRPEDGAPDRTGDYRLVRGLRINPSQAGDSDIFRPRGWSSVLLVSERLKQALEDEQVGGIRFIEV, from the coding sequence ATGAGATTTCATGAATTGTTCTTCGACTCGCGCATCCGCGACCAGTGGGTCCTGGCAGAGCCCATCGACGAGAATGGCGAGGATCTCGACCCCTGGCAATTCTTCGGTGGGCAGCCCATCGCGCTGGTGAGGACACCCCGAATAGTCCAAGCAGCCCCAGGGCGTGCGCTCGACTTCAGCTTCACCACGCTCAGCATCCCCATCATTCACTCGCGGCTCGTCACCCTCTTCGAGCGCCTCGGTTTCCAGCAACAAGTACAGTTCCTCCCGGTCGAGGTATCAGGGCGGATGGAGTCCTATTTCATCGTCAACACCCTGCGCGTCATTTCCTGCATCGACGATGCCCGGTGCGAGCGGGTGGAATACTGGAGACCCGAGGATGGAGCGCCCGACAGGACAGGTGACTACCGCCTCGTCAGGGGACTGCGCATCAACCCATCCCAGGCGGGTGATTCGGACATCTTCCGGCCCAGGGGTTGGAGTTCCGTCCTGCTCGTCTCCGAGCGTCTCAAGCAGGCGCTGGAAGACGAGCAGGTGGGTGGTATCCGCTTCATCGAGGTCTGA